In Mus caroli chromosome 9, CAROLI_EIJ_v1.1, whole genome shotgun sequence, a single window of DNA contains:
- the Nfrkb gene encoding nuclear factor related to kappa-B-binding protein isoform X8 translates to MKTADKIELGDSDLKLMLKKHHEKRKHQPDHPDLLTGDLTLSDIMTRVNAGRKGSLAALYDLAVLKKKVKEKEEKKKKKIKLIKSEAEDLAEPLSNTEGVPTLSQAPSPLAISSIKEEPLEDIKPCLGINEISSSFFSLLLEILLLESQASLPMLEDRVLDWQSSPASSLNSWFSAAPNWAELVLPALQYLAGESRAVPSSFSPFVEFKEKTQQWKLLGQSQDNEKELAALFHLWLETKDQAFCKENEDSSDAMTPVPRVRTDYVVRPSTGEEKRVFQEQERYRYSQPHKAFTFRMHGFESVVGPVKGVFDKETSLNKAREHSLLRSDRPAYVTILSLVRDAAARLPNGEGTRAEICELLKDSQFLAPDVTSTQVNTVVSGALDRLHYEKDPCVKYDIGRKLWIYLHRDRSEEEFERIHQAQAAAAKARKALQQKPKPPSKVKSSNKEGSTKGLSGPSEQSQMSLSDSSMPPTPVTPVTPTTPALPTPISPPPVSAVNRSGSTTVSEPAKSSSGVLLVSSPTMPQLGTMLSPASIQTPPSSQATARVVSHSSSAGLPQVRVVAQPSLPAVSQQSVGPAQPLPQMPAGPQIRVPVTATQTKVVPQAVMATVPVKGQTAAASVQRPGPGQTGLTVTNLPAAVSPVSKTAMSSPGNSAPSASTTAVIQNVTGQNIIKQVSITGQLGVKPQTGSSIPLTATNFRIQGKDVLRLPPSSITTDAKGQTVLRITPDMMATLAKSQVTTVKLTQDLFGAGSGTSGKGISATLHVTSNPVHAADSPAKAPSASVPSSAPAGTTVVKVTPELKPTETSNSAFRLMPALGVSVADQKGKNTVASSEAKPAATIRIVQGLGVMPPKAGQTITVAAHAKQGASVAGGSGTVHSSTVSLPSINAAVSKTVAVASGATSTPISIGTGAPTVRQVPVNTTVVSTSQSGKLPTRITVPLSVISQPMKGKSVVTAPIIKGNLGANLSGLGRNIILTTMPAGTKLIAGNKPVSFLTAQQLQQLQQQGQATQVRIQTVPASHLQQGTASGSSKAVSTVVVTTAPSPKQAPEQQ, encoded by the exons ATGAAAACTGCAG ATAAAATAGAACTGGGGGACAGTGACCTGAAGTTAATGTTAAAGAAGCACCATGAGAAGCGGAAACATCAACCA GATCACCCAGACCTTTTGACAGGGGACCTGACCCTCAGTGACATCATGACTCGAGTAAATGCCGGCAGGAAGGGCTCCCTAGCAG CCTTGTATGATTTGGCTGTTCTTAAAAAAaaggtgaaggaaaaggaggagaagaaaaagaagaaaataaagttgaTTAAGTCAGAAGCAGAGGATCTGGCTGAGCCCCTAAGCAATACTGAAGGGGTCCCAACTCTCTCACAGGCCCCCTCTCCCCTGGCAATATCGTCTATCAAGGAAGA ACCCCTGGAAGACATCAAGCCTTGCCTTGGAATCAATGAAATATCTTCcagttttttctctcttctgttagAGATCTTGCTGCTGGAAAGTCAGGCTAGCCTTCCTATG cTGGAGGATCGAGTTTTGGACTGGCAGTCTTCTCCAGCCAGCTCCCTCAACAGCTGGTTCTCTGCTGCCCCCAACTGGGCTGAGTTGGTGTTGCCTGCTCTGCAGTATCTTGCTGGAGAAAGCCGAG CGGttccttctagtttctctccatttgttGAATTCAAAGAGAAAACCCAGCAGTGGAAATTGCTTG GTCAATCTCAAGATAACGAAAAGGAATTAGCTGCTCTCTTCCACCTGTGGCTGGAAACCAAAGACCAGGCCTTCTGTAAG GAAAATGAAGACAGCTCAGATGCCATGACACCTGTCCCTCGAGT AAGAACTGACTATGTGGTTCGGCCTAGCACAGGAGAGGAGAAACGGGTTTTTCAAGAACAG gagCGTTACAGGTATAGCCAACCCCATAAGGCATTCACCTTTCGCATGCATGGCTTTGAGTCTGTGGTGGGGCCAGTGAAGGGCGTGTTTGACAAGGAGACCTCCCTCAACAAGGCTCGTGAGCATTCACTGCTGCGCTCTGACCGGCCTGCCTATGTCACCATTCTGTCTCTTG TTCGGGATGCTGCAGCTCGGCTGCCTAATGGAGAAGGCACTCGGGCAGAGATCTGTGAACTGCTCAAGGACTCTCAGTTTCTGGCTCCAGATGTCACCAGCACTCAG GTGAACACAGTGGTGAGTGGTGCACTGGATCGATTGCATTATGAGAAAGACCCTTGTGTGAAATATGACATTGGTCGGAAGCTGTGGATCTACCTGCATCGTGACCGGAGTGAGGAAGAGTTTG AACGGATTCATCAAGCTCAAGCAGCGGCAGCTAAAGCCAGAAAAGCTCTTCAACAAAAACCCAAGCCGCCATCCAAGGTG aaGTCCAGTAATAAGGAGGGCTCCACGAAGGGCCTTAGCGGTCCTTCCGAGCAGAGCCAGATGAGCCTCAGTGACTCTAGCATGCCACCAACCCCAGTTACGCCTGTAACACCCACCACGCCAGCATtgcccacccccatctctcctccACCTGTGTCAGCGGTGAACAGAAGTGGCTCTACCACTGTCTCTGAGCCAGCCAAGTCTAGTTCAGG tgttcttctggtgtcctcaCCAACAATGCCACAGCTAGGGACGATGCTTTCCCCAGCTTCCATCCAGACTCCACCCAGTTCTCAGGCCACTGCTCGGGTCGTCAGCCATTCCAGCTCAGCAGGACTACCCCAGGTTCGGGTGGtagcccagcccagccttccTGCTGTTTCCCAGCAGTCGGTAGGGCCAGCACAGCCACTACCCCAGATGCCAGCAGGGCCACAGATTCGTGTGCCAGTCACTGCTACCCAAACCAAAGTAGTACCCCAG GCAGTTATGGCAACAGTTCCAGTCAAGGGGCAAACTGCAGCAGCCTCTGTGCAACGGCCTGGACCTGGGCAGACAGGGCTCACAGTGACGAATCTTCCGGCTGCAGTCAGCCCCGTGAGCAAGACAGCCATGAGTTCTCCTGGGAACTCTGCTCCAAGTGCCTCCACCACAGCCGTTATTCAGAATGTCACAGGACAGAACATCATCAAGCAG GTGTCGATCACTGGACAGCTTGGTGTGAAGCCCCAGACAGGCAGCAGCATTCCACTCACAGCCACAAACTTCCGTATCCAGGGTAAGGATGTACTGCGCCTGCCGCCTTCTTCCATCACCACAGATGCCAAGGGCCAGACGGTTTTGAGAATCACTCCAGACATGATGGCCACATTGGCCAAGTCTCAGGTTACCACAGTCAAACTGACTCAGGACCTCTTTGGGGCAGGAAGTGGCACTTCAGGCAAAGGCATCTCTGCTACTTTGCATGTTACTTCCAACCCTGTCCACGCAGCTGACAGCCCTGCCAAGGCCCCTTCAGCCAGTGTTCCTTCATCAGCTCCAGCAGGTACTACTGTGGTCAAAGTAACTCCTGAGCTCAAGCCAACAGAAACTTCAAATTCAGCTTTTCGCTTGATGCCAGCTCTTGGTGTAAGTGTGGCAGATCAGAAGGGAAAGAACACAGTGGCCTCTTCAGAAGCAAAACCCGCCGCCACAATCCGCATTGTGCAGGGGCTGGGAGTGATGCCTCCTAAAGCAGGCCAGACCATTACTGTTGCAGCACATGCAAAGCAAGGAGCCTCTGTTGCTGGAGGGTCTGGAACTGTGCATTCCTCAACGGTGTCCTTACCCAGTATAAATGCCGCTGTGTCAAAGACTGTGGCTGTGGCTTCTGGGGCAACAAGCACCCCCATCAGCATCGGGACTGGAGCCCCCACTGTGCGACAGGTTCCTGTTAACACTACAGTTGTGTCCACATCCCAGTCT GGGAAACTGCCTACCAGAATCACAGTTCCTCTCTCTGTGATTAGCCAGCCAATGAAGGGCAAGAGCGTGGTCACAGCCCCCATCATCAAAGGCAACCTTGGAGCCAA TCTCAGTGGGCTGGGTCGAAACATCATCCTCACGACCATGCCAGCAGGTACTAAGCTCATTGCTGGCAATAAGCCAGTGAGTTTCCTCACTGCTCAGCAGTTGCAGCAGCTTCAGCAACAAGGTCAGGCTACGCAG GTGCGCATCCAGACCGTCCCAGCATCCCATCTGCAACAGGGCACGGCTTCTGGCTCCTCCAAAGCAGTGTCCACTGTTGTTGTGACCACAGCTCCATCTCCTAAACAAGCACCTGAGCAGCAGTGA
- the Nfrkb gene encoding nuclear factor related to kappa-B-binding protein isoform X2: MDSLDHMLTDPLELGPCGDGHSPGIMEDCLLGGTRVSLPEDLLEDPEIFFDVVSLSTWQEVLSDSQREHLQQFLPRFPADSVEQQSELILALFSGENFRFGNPLHIAQKLFRDGHFNPEVVKYRQLCFKSQYKRYLNSQQQYFHRLLKQILASRSDLLEMARRSGPALPFPHKHHSPSRSPEEREWRTQQRYLKVLREVKEECGDTALSSDEEATLDLQEKFSFEDLSSWLPSSPARSPSPAVPLRVVPTLSTTDMKTADKIELGDSDLKLMLKKHHEKRKHQPDHPDLLTGDLTLSDIMTRVNAGRKGSLAALYDLAVLKKKVKEKEEKKKKKIKLIKSEAEDLAEPLSNTEGVPTLSQAPSPLAISSIKEEPLEDIKPCLGINEISSSFFSLLLEILLLESQASLPMLEDRVLDWQSSPASSLNSWFSAAPNWAELVLPALQYLAGESRAVPSSFSPFVEFKEKTQQWKLLGQSQDNEKELAALFHLWLETKDQAFCKENEDSSDAMTPVPRVRTDYVVRPSTGEEKRVFQEQERYRYSQPHKAFTFRMHGFESVVGPVKGVFDKETSLNKAREHSLLRSDRPAYVTILSLVRDAAARLPNGEGTRAEICELLKDSQFLAPDVTSTQVNTVVSGALDRLHYEKDPCVKYDIGRKLWIYLHRDRSEEEFERIHQAQAAAAKARKALQQKPKPPSKVKSSNKEGSTKGLSGPSEQSQMSLSDSSMPPTPVTPVTPTTPALPTPISPPPVSAVNRSGSTTVSEPAKSSSGVLLVSSPTMPQLGTMLSPASIQTPPSSQATARVVSHSSSAGLPQVRVVAQPSLPAVSQQSVGPAQPLPQMPAGPQIRVPVTATQTKVVPQAVMATVPVKGQTAAASVQRPGPGQTGLTVTNLPAAVSPVSKTAMSSPGNSAPSASTTAVIQNVTGQNIIKQVSITGQLGVKPQTGSSIPLTATNFRIQGKDVLRLPPSSITTDAKGQTVLRITPDMMATLAKSQVTTVKLTQDLFGAGSGTSGKGISATLHVTSNPVHAADSPAKAPSASVPSSAPAGTTVVKVTPELKPTETSNSAFRLMPALGVSVADQKGKNTVASSEAKPAATIRIVQGLGVMPPKAGQTITVAAHAKQGASVAGGSGTVHSSTVSLPSINAAVSKTVAVASGATSTPISIGTGAPTVRQVPVNTTVVSTSQSGKLPTRITVPLSVISQPMKGKSVVTAPIIKGNLGANLSGLGRNIILTTMPAGTKLIAGNKPVSFLTAQQLQQLQQQGQATQVRIQTVPASHLQQGTASGSSKAVSTVVVTTAPSPKQAPEQQ, translated from the exons CCCGAGATATTCTTTGATGTCGTCAGCCTGTCCACGTGGCAGGAAGTATTAAGTGACTCTCAGCGTGAGCACCTCCAGCAGTTCCTGCCTCGGTTTCCTGCGGACAGTGTGGAGCAGCAGAGTGAGCTCATCCTTGCCCTATTCAGTGGGGAGAACTTCCGCTTCGGAAACCCGCTGCACATCGCCCAGAAGCTCTTCCGAG ATGGACACTTTAACCCTGAGGTGGTCAAGTATCGTCAGCTCTGCTTCAAGTCACAGTACAAGCGGTATCTCAACTCCCAACAACAGTATTTCCACCGGCTGCTGAAACAGATTCTTGCTTCCAGGAGT GATCTCTTGGAGATGGCTCGTAGGAGTGGCCCTGCTCTTCCCTTTCCACACAAGCACCATTCACCGTCCCGAAGCCCCGAGGAGCGGGAGTGGCGGACCCAGCAGCGTTACTTGAAAGTCTTAAGGGAAGTGAAGGAGGAATGTGGCGACACTGCTCTGTCCTCTGATGAGGAGG CCACGTTGGATTTACAAGaaaaattttcttttgaagatcTCAGCTCATGGCTTCCAAGCTCTCCAGCACGTTCTCCTAGTCCTGCGGTGCCCCTGAGGGTGGTGCCCACGCTTTCCACCACGGATATGAAAACTGCAG ATAAAATAGAACTGGGGGACAGTGACCTGAAGTTAATGTTAAAGAAGCACCATGAGAAGCGGAAACATCAACCA GATCACCCAGACCTTTTGACAGGGGACCTGACCCTCAGTGACATCATGACTCGAGTAAATGCCGGCAGGAAGGGCTCCCTAGCAG CCTTGTATGATTTGGCTGTTCTTAAAAAAaaggtgaaggaaaaggaggagaagaaaaagaagaaaataaagttgaTTAAGTCAGAAGCAGAGGATCTGGCTGAGCCCCTAAGCAATACTGAAGGGGTCCCAACTCTCTCACAGGCCCCCTCTCCCCTGGCAATATCGTCTATCAAGGAAGA ACCCCTGGAAGACATCAAGCCTTGCCTTGGAATCAATGAAATATCTTCcagttttttctctcttctgttagAGATCTTGCTGCTGGAAAGTCAGGCTAGCCTTCCTATG cTGGAGGATCGAGTTTTGGACTGGCAGTCTTCTCCAGCCAGCTCCCTCAACAGCTGGTTCTCTGCTGCCCCCAACTGGGCTGAGTTGGTGTTGCCTGCTCTGCAGTATCTTGCTGGAGAAAGCCGAG CGGttccttctagtttctctccatttgttGAATTCAAAGAGAAAACCCAGCAGTGGAAATTGCTTG GTCAATCTCAAGATAACGAAAAGGAATTAGCTGCTCTCTTCCACCTGTGGCTGGAAACCAAAGACCAGGCCTTCTGTAAG GAAAATGAAGACAGCTCAGATGCCATGACACCTGTCCCTCGAGT AAGAACTGACTATGTGGTTCGGCCTAGCACAGGAGAGGAGAAACGGGTTTTTCAAGAACAG gagCGTTACAGGTATAGCCAACCCCATAAGGCATTCACCTTTCGCATGCATGGCTTTGAGTCTGTGGTGGGGCCAGTGAAGGGCGTGTTTGACAAGGAGACCTCCCTCAACAAGGCTCGTGAGCATTCACTGCTGCGCTCTGACCGGCCTGCCTATGTCACCATTCTGTCTCTTG TTCGGGATGCTGCAGCTCGGCTGCCTAATGGAGAAGGCACTCGGGCAGAGATCTGTGAACTGCTCAAGGACTCTCAGTTTCTGGCTCCAGATGTCACCAGCACTCAG GTGAACACAGTGGTGAGTGGTGCACTGGATCGATTGCATTATGAGAAAGACCCTTGTGTGAAATATGACATTGGTCGGAAGCTGTGGATCTACCTGCATCGTGACCGGAGTGAGGAAGAGTTTG AACGGATTCATCAAGCTCAAGCAGCGGCAGCTAAAGCCAGAAAAGCTCTTCAACAAAAACCCAAGCCGCCATCCAAGGTG aaGTCCAGTAATAAGGAGGGCTCCACGAAGGGCCTTAGCGGTCCTTCCGAGCAGAGCCAGATGAGCCTCAGTGACTCTAGCATGCCACCAACCCCAGTTACGCCTGTAACACCCACCACGCCAGCATtgcccacccccatctctcctccACCTGTGTCAGCGGTGAACAGAAGTGGCTCTACCACTGTCTCTGAGCCAGCCAAGTCTAGTTCAGG tgttcttctggtgtcctcaCCAACAATGCCACAGCTAGGGACGATGCTTTCCCCAGCTTCCATCCAGACTCCACCCAGTTCTCAGGCCACTGCTCGGGTCGTCAGCCATTCCAGCTCAGCAGGACTACCCCAGGTTCGGGTGGtagcccagcccagccttccTGCTGTTTCCCAGCAGTCGGTAGGGCCAGCACAGCCACTACCCCAGATGCCAGCAGGGCCACAGATTCGTGTGCCAGTCACTGCTACCCAAACCAAAGTAGTACCCCAG GCAGTTATGGCAACAGTTCCAGTCAAGGGGCAAACTGCAGCAGCCTCTGTGCAACGGCCTGGACCTGGGCAGACAGGGCTCACAGTGACGAATCTTCCGGCTGCAGTCAGCCCCGTGAGCAAGACAGCCATGAGTTCTCCTGGGAACTCTGCTCCAAGTGCCTCCACCACAGCCGTTATTCAGAATGTCACAGGACAGAACATCATCAAGCAG GTGTCGATCACTGGACAGCTTGGTGTGAAGCCCCAGACAGGCAGCAGCATTCCACTCACAGCCACAAACTTCCGTATCCAGGGTAAGGATGTACTGCGCCTGCCGCCTTCTTCCATCACCACAGATGCCAAGGGCCAGACGGTTTTGAGAATCACTCCAGACATGATGGCCACATTGGCCAAGTCTCAGGTTACCACAGTCAAACTGACTCAGGACCTCTTTGGGGCAGGAAGTGGCACTTCAGGCAAAGGCATCTCTGCTACTTTGCATGTTACTTCCAACCCTGTCCACGCAGCTGACAGCCCTGCCAAGGCCCCTTCAGCCAGTGTTCCTTCATCAGCTCCAGCAGGTACTACTGTGGTCAAAGTAACTCCTGAGCTCAAGCCAACAGAAACTTCAAATTCAGCTTTTCGCTTGATGCCAGCTCTTGGTGTAAGTGTGGCAGATCAGAAGGGAAAGAACACAGTGGCCTCTTCAGAAGCAAAACCCGCCGCCACAATCCGCATTGTGCAGGGGCTGGGAGTGATGCCTCCTAAAGCAGGCCAGACCATTACTGTTGCAGCACATGCAAAGCAAGGAGCCTCTGTTGCTGGAGGGTCTGGAACTGTGCATTCCTCAACGGTGTCCTTACCCAGTATAAATGCCGCTGTGTCAAAGACTGTGGCTGTGGCTTCTGGGGCAACAAGCACCCCCATCAGCATCGGGACTGGAGCCCCCACTGTGCGACAGGTTCCTGTTAACACTACAGTTGTGTCCACATCCCAGTCT GGGAAACTGCCTACCAGAATCACAGTTCCTCTCTCTGTGATTAGCCAGCCAATGAAGGGCAAGAGCGTGGTCACAGCCCCCATCATCAAAGGCAACCTTGGAGCCAA TCTCAGTGGGCTGGGTCGAAACATCATCCTCACGACCATGCCAGCAGGTACTAAGCTCATTGCTGGCAATAAGCCAGTGAGTTTCCTCACTGCTCAGCAGTTGCAGCAGCTTCAGCAACAAGGTCAGGCTACGCAG GTGCGCATCCAGACCGTCCCAGCATCCCATCTGCAACAGGGCACGGCTTCTGGCTCCTCCAAAGCAGTGTCCACTGTTGTTGTGACCACAGCTCCATCTCCTAAACAAGCACCTGAGCAGCAGTGA
- the Nfrkb gene encoding nuclear factor related to kappa-B-binding protein isoform X5, translated as MDSLDHMLTDPLELGPCGDGHSPGIMEDCLLGGTRVSLPEDLLEDPEIFFDVVSLSTWQEVLSDSQREHLQQFLPRFPADSVEQQSELILALFSGENFRFGNPLHIAQKLFRDGHFNPEVVKYRQLCFKSQYKRYLNSQQQYFHRLLKQILASRSDLLEMARRSGPALPFPHKHHSPSRSPEEREWRTQQRYLKVLREVKEECGDTALSSDEEDLSSWLPSSPARSPSPAVPLRVVPTLSTTDMKTADKIELGDSDLKLMLKKHHEKRKHQPDHPDLLTGDLTLSDIMTRVNAGRKGSLAALYDLAVLKKKVKEKEEKKKKKIKLIKSEAEDLAEPLSNTEGVPTLSQAPSPLAISSIKEEPLEDIKPCLGINEISSSFFSLLLEILLLESQASLPMLEDRVLDWQSSPASSLNSWFSAAPNWAELVLPALQYLAGESRAVPSSFSPFVEFKEKTQQWKLLGQSQDNEKELAALFHLWLETKDQAFCKQENEDSSDAMTPVPRVRTDYVVRPSTGEEKRVFQEQERYRYSQPHKAFTFRMHGFESVVGPVKGVFDKETSLNKAREHSLLRSDRPAYVTILSLVRDAAARLPNGEGTRAEICELLKDSQFLAPDVTSTQVNTVVSGALDRLHYEKDPCVKYDIGRKLWIYLHRDRSEEEFERIHQAQAAAAKARKALQQKPKPPSKVKSSNKEGSTKGLSGPSEQSQMSLSDSSMPPTPVTPVTPTTPALPTPISPPPVSAVNRSGSTTVSEPAKSSSGVLLVSSPTMPQLGTMLSPASIQTPPSSQATARVVSHSSSAGLPQVRVVAQPSLPAVSQQSVGPAQPLPQMPAGPQIRVPVTATQTKVVPQAVMATVPVKGQTAAASVQRPGPGQTGLTVTNLPAAVSPVSKTAMSSPGNSAPSASTTAVIQNVTGQNIIKQVSITGQLGVKPQTGSSIPLTATNFRIQGKDVLRLPPSSITTDAKGQTVLRITPDMMATLAKSQVTTVKLTQDLFGAGSGTSGKGISATLHVTSNPVHAADSPAKAPSASVPSSAPAGTTVVKVTPELKPTETSNSAFRLMPALGVSVADQKGKNTVASSEAKPAATIRIVQGLGVMPPKAGQTITVAAHAKQGASVAGGSGTVHSSTVSLPSINAAVSKTVAVASGATSTPISIGTGAPTVRQVPVNTTVVSTSQSGKLPTRITVPLSVISQPMKGKSVVTAPIIKGNLGANLSGLGRNIILTTMPAGTKLIAGNKPVSFLTAQQLQQLQQQGQATQVRIQTVPASHLQQGTASGSSKAVSTVVVTTAPSPKQAPEQQ; from the exons CCCGAGATATTCTTTGATGTCGTCAGCCTGTCCACGTGGCAGGAAGTATTAAGTGACTCTCAGCGTGAGCACCTCCAGCAGTTCCTGCCTCGGTTTCCTGCGGACAGTGTGGAGCAGCAGAGTGAGCTCATCCTTGCCCTATTCAGTGGGGAGAACTTCCGCTTCGGAAACCCGCTGCACATCGCCCAGAAGCTCTTCCGAG ATGGACACTTTAACCCTGAGGTGGTCAAGTATCGTCAGCTCTGCTTCAAGTCACAGTACAAGCGGTATCTCAACTCCCAACAACAGTATTTCCACCGGCTGCTGAAACAGATTCTTGCTTCCAGGAGT GATCTCTTGGAGATGGCTCGTAGGAGTGGCCCTGCTCTTCCCTTTCCACACAAGCACCATTCACCGTCCCGAAGCCCCGAGGAGCGGGAGTGGCGGACCCAGCAGCGTTACTTGAAAGTCTTAAGGGAAGTGAAGGAGGAATGTGGCGACACTGCTCTGTCCTCTGATGAGGAGG atcTCAGCTCATGGCTTCCAAGCTCTCCAGCACGTTCTCCTAGTCCTGCGGTGCCCCTGAGGGTGGTGCCCACGCTTTCCACCACGGATATGAAAACTGCAG ATAAAATAGAACTGGGGGACAGTGACCTGAAGTTAATGTTAAAGAAGCACCATGAGAAGCGGAAACATCAACCA GATCACCCAGACCTTTTGACAGGGGACCTGACCCTCAGTGACATCATGACTCGAGTAAATGCCGGCAGGAAGGGCTCCCTAGCAG CCTTGTATGATTTGGCTGTTCTTAAAAAAaaggtgaaggaaaaggaggagaagaaaaagaagaaaataaagttgaTTAAGTCAGAAGCAGAGGATCTGGCTGAGCCCCTAAGCAATACTGAAGGGGTCCCAACTCTCTCACAGGCCCCCTCTCCCCTGGCAATATCGTCTATCAAGGAAGA ACCCCTGGAAGACATCAAGCCTTGCCTTGGAATCAATGAAATATCTTCcagttttttctctcttctgttagAGATCTTGCTGCTGGAAAGTCAGGCTAGCCTTCCTATG cTGGAGGATCGAGTTTTGGACTGGCAGTCTTCTCCAGCCAGCTCCCTCAACAGCTGGTTCTCTGCTGCCCCCAACTGGGCTGAGTTGGTGTTGCCTGCTCTGCAGTATCTTGCTGGAGAAAGCCGAG CGGttccttctagtttctctccatttgttGAATTCAAAGAGAAAACCCAGCAGTGGAAATTGCTTG GTCAATCTCAAGATAACGAAAAGGAATTAGCTGCTCTCTTCCACCTGTGGCTGGAAACCAAAGACCAGGCCTTCTGTAAG caGGAAAATGAAGACAGCTCAGATGCCATGACACCTGTCCCTCGAGT AAGAACTGACTATGTGGTTCGGCCTAGCACAGGAGAGGAGAAACGGGTTTTTCAAGAACAG gagCGTTACAGGTATAGCCAACCCCATAAGGCATTCACCTTTCGCATGCATGGCTTTGAGTCTGTGGTGGGGCCAGTGAAGGGCGTGTTTGACAAGGAGACCTCCCTCAACAAGGCTCGTGAGCATTCACTGCTGCGCTCTGACCGGCCTGCCTATGTCACCATTCTGTCTCTTG TTCGGGATGCTGCAGCTCGGCTGCCTAATGGAGAAGGCACTCGGGCAGAGATCTGTGAACTGCTCAAGGACTCTCAGTTTCTGGCTCCAGATGTCACCAGCACTCAG GTGAACACAGTGGTGAGTGGTGCACTGGATCGATTGCATTATGAGAAAGACCCTTGTGTGAAATATGACATTGGTCGGAAGCTGTGGATCTACCTGCATCGTGACCGGAGTGAGGAAGAGTTTG AACGGATTCATCAAGCTCAAGCAGCGGCAGCTAAAGCCAGAAAAGCTCTTCAACAAAAACCCAAGCCGCCATCCAAGGTG aaGTCCAGTAATAAGGAGGGCTCCACGAAGGGCCTTAGCGGTCCTTCCGAGCAGAGCCAGATGAGCCTCAGTGACTCTAGCATGCCACCAACCCCAGTTACGCCTGTAACACCCACCACGCCAGCATtgcccacccccatctctcctccACCTGTGTCAGCGGTGAACAGAAGTGGCTCTACCACTGTCTCTGAGCCAGCCAAGTCTAGTTCAGG tgttcttctggtgtcctcaCCAACAATGCCACAGCTAGGGACGATGCTTTCCCCAGCTTCCATCCAGACTCCACCCAGTTCTCAGGCCACTGCTCGGGTCGTCAGCCATTCCAGCTCAGCAGGACTACCCCAGGTTCGGGTGGtagcccagcccagccttccTGCTGTTTCCCAGCAGTCGGTAGGGCCAGCACAGCCACTACCCCAGATGCCAGCAGGGCCACAGATTCGTGTGCCAGTCACTGCTACCCAAACCAAAGTAGTACCCCAG GCAGTTATGGCAACAGTTCCAGTCAAGGGGCAAACTGCAGCAGCCTCTGTGCAACGGCCTGGACCTGGGCAGACAGGGCTCACAGTGACGAATCTTCCGGCTGCAGTCAGCCCCGTGAGCAAGACAGCCATGAGTTCTCCTGGGAACTCTGCTCCAAGTGCCTCCACCACAGCCGTTATTCAGAATGTCACAGGACAGAACATCATCAAGCAG GTGTCGATCACTGGACAGCTTGGTGTGAAGCCCCAGACAGGCAGCAGCATTCCACTCACAGCCACAAACTTCCGTATCCAGGGTAAGGATGTACTGCGCCTGCCGCCTTCTTCCATCACCACAGATGCCAAGGGCCAGACGGTTTTGAGAATCACTCCAGACATGATGGCCACATTGGCCAAGTCTCAGGTTACCACAGTCAAACTGACTCAGGACCTCTTTGGGGCAGGAAGTGGCACTTCAGGCAAAGGCATCTCTGCTACTTTGCATGTTACTTCCAACCCTGTCCACGCAGCTGACAGCCCTGCCAAGGCCCCTTCAGCCAGTGTTCCTTCATCAGCTCCAGCAGGTACTACTGTGGTCAAAGTAACTCCTGAGCTCAAGCCAACAGAAACTTCAAATTCAGCTTTTCGCTTGATGCCAGCTCTTGGTGTAAGTGTGGCAGATCAGAAGGGAAAGAACACAGTGGCCTCTTCAGAAGCAAAACCCGCCGCCACAATCCGCATTGTGCAGGGGCTGGGAGTGATGCCTCCTAAAGCAGGCCAGACCATTACTGTTGCAGCACATGCAAAGCAAGGAGCCTCTGTTGCTGGAGGGTCTGGAACTGTGCATTCCTCAACGGTGTCCTTACCCAGTATAAATGCCGCTGTGTCAAAGACTGTGGCTGTGGCTTCTGGGGCAACAAGCACCCCCATCAGCATCGGGACTGGAGCCCCCACTGTGCGACAGGTTCCTGTTAACACTACAGTTGTGTCCACATCCCAGTCT GGGAAACTGCCTACCAGAATCACAGTTCCTCTCTCTGTGATTAGCCAGCCAATGAAGGGCAAGAGCGTGGTCACAGCCCCCATCATCAAAGGCAACCTTGGAGCCAA TCTCAGTGGGCTGGGTCGAAACATCATCCTCACGACCATGCCAGCAGGTACTAAGCTCATTGCTGGCAATAAGCCAGTGAGTTTCCTCACTGCTCAGCAGTTGCAGCAGCTTCAGCAACAAGGTCAGGCTACGCAG GTGCGCATCCAGACCGTCCCAGCATCCCATCTGCAACAGGGCACGGCTTCTGGCTCCTCCAAAGCAGTGTCCACTGTTGTTGTGACCACAGCTCCATCTCCTAAACAAGCACCTGAGCAGCAGTGA